Proteins encoded within one genomic window of Deinococcus sp. YIM 134068:
- a CDS encoding ABC transporter ATP-binding protein, giving the protein MLDIRNLGKLYGAHAALRDVTLRAQEGEVFGLLGPNGAGKTTLLRVVATLLTPTAGTVMVAGVDVRRDPEAVRRLIGVVNGGMGLPARLTGREVLRSFAGLYGLSRKQADARIEELDAALDLGRTLDTRAGEYSTGMAQKVVIARAVIHDPPVLMLDEATSGLDIFARRNLLDFVAAARGPGRLTVYSTHVMSEAEEVCDRVAIIHRGEVVTVGAVSEILAGTGERNLERAFFALVLGREGGEVYAS; this is encoded by the coding sequence GTGCTGGACATTCGGAACCTGGGAAAACTTTATGGTGCCCACGCGGCGCTGCGGGACGTGACCCTGCGGGCGCAGGAGGGCGAGGTCTTCGGGCTGCTGGGGCCGAACGGGGCCGGGAAGACGACCCTGCTGCGAGTCGTCGCCACGCTGCTCACGCCCACGGCGGGCACGGTCATGGTGGCGGGCGTGGACGTGCGGCGCGACCCGGAGGCCGTGCGCCGCCTCATCGGCGTGGTGAACGGCGGCATGGGCCTGCCCGCCCGTCTGACGGGCCGGGAGGTGCTGCGCTCGTTCGCCGGGCTGTACGGCCTGAGCCGCAAGCAGGCCGACGCCCGCATCGAGGAGCTGGACGCCGCCCTCGATCTCGGGCGCACGCTGGACACACGGGCGGGCGAATACTCCACGGGCATGGCGCAGAAAGTTGTCATCGCCCGCGCCGTCATCCACGACCCACCCGTGTTGATGCTGGACGAGGCGACGAGCGGCCTGGACATCTTCGCTCGGCGCAACCTGCTCGATTTCGTGGCGGCGGCGCGCGGGCCGGGGCGGCTCACCGTCTACTCCACCCACGTCATGAGCGAGGCCGAGGAGGTCTGCGACCGGGTGGCGATCATTCACCGGGGCGAGGTGGTGACGGTCGGGGCCGTGAGCGAGATTCTGGCGGGAACGGGGGAGCGGAATCTGGAACGCGCCTTTTTCGCGCTCGTGCTGGGGCGGGAGGGGGGCGAGGTCTATGCGTCCTAG
- a CDS encoding ABC transporter permease yields the protein MRPSLVWQVAARDLLSTLRDRRTLAGTVLIPLLLIPLFTLGLPLLVGRLVGGQAQERQRVGVVGTLPAALRSALTRDERTPDGTVTRSGVELVPVGDAEAAVQSGEVDAALRAPSSLPSRAGEGSGTLEVYAKLGNLRAQTGAFAKVQDVVEAYNRDLTVSRLRALGLGAETLTPVTLRPIDASPEGERRGGQLAFLIPLLMLNFILTGAMATALDATAGEKERGTLESLLVSPVRRSEVVAGKLLATTVTALVTACFSVLGFLASGLVARAALAGAGAPDELARSFGGQLALTAGSALALLAVVVSAALFISAVLIAISIYARSYKEAQTYVTPLSLAIVFPAVLLQFSDFLTLGSAPYALPLFGSMLAILDTVRGSLTAGHALAAIGANLLGALVLGLLAWRSFGREEVIFRN from the coding sequence ATGCGTCCTAGCCTCGTGTGGCAGGTGGCGGCGCGCGACCTGCTCTCCACCCTGCGCGACCGCCGCACGCTGGCGGGCACCGTCCTGATCCCGCTGCTGCTCATTCCCCTCTTCACACTGGGGCTGCCGCTGCTCGTCGGGCGGCTCGTCGGCGGGCAGGCGCAGGAGCGGCAGCGGGTGGGGGTGGTCGGCACGCTGCCCGCCGCGCTGAGATCGGCCCTCACACGAGACGAGCGGACACCGGACGGCACGGTGACGCGCTCCGGGGTGGAACTCGTTCCCGTCGGGGACGCGGAAGCCGCCGTCCAGTCGGGAGAGGTGGACGCCGCCCTCCGCGCCCCCTCTTCCCTGCCGAGCCGCGCGGGCGAGGGAAGCGGCACCCTGGAGGTCTACGCCAAGCTCGGCAACCTGCGCGCGCAGACGGGGGCCTTCGCCAAAGTGCAGGACGTGGTGGAGGCGTACAACCGCGACCTCACCGTGAGTCGTCTGCGGGCGCTGGGCCTCGGTGCGGAGACGTTGACGCCCGTGACCCTGCGGCCCATCGACGCCAGCCCGGAGGGGGAACGGCGCGGCGGGCAGCTCGCCTTCCTCATTCCGCTGCTGATGCTCAACTTCATCCTGACGGGGGCGATGGCGACCGCGCTGGACGCCACGGCGGGCGAGAAGGAGCGCGGCACGCTGGAGAGCCTGCTCGTCTCGCCCGTCCGGCGCTCGGAGGTGGTGGCCGGGAAGCTGCTTGCCACGACCGTGACCGCCCTCGTGACGGCCTGTTTCAGCGTGCTGGGCTTTCTGGCGAGCGGGCTGGTCGCGCGGGCCGCCCTTGCCGGGGCAGGTGCGCCGGACGAACTCGCGCGCAGCTTCGGCGGGCAACTCGCCCTCACCGCCGGAAGTGCGCTGGCCCTCCTCGCCGTCGTGGTCAGCGCCGCGCTGTTCATCAGCGCCGTCCTCATCGCCATCAGCATCTACGCGCGCAGCTACAAGGAGGCGCAGACCTACGTCACGCCCCTCTCGCTCGCCATCGTCTTTCCCGCCGTGCTGCTCCAGTTCAGCGACTTCCTGACGCTGGGAAGTGCTCCCTACGCCCTGCCCCTCTTTGGCTCCATGCTCGCCATCCTGGACACCGTGCGCGGCAGCCTGACCGCCGGGCACGCGCTGGCGGCCATCGGCGCGAACCTGCTTGGGGCGCTCGTGCTGGGGCTGCTGGCATGGCGTTCGTTTGGGCGGGAGGAGGTGATTTTCAGGAATTGA